The Paenibacillus uliginis N3/975 genome has a window encoding:
- the mutL gene encoding DNA mismatch repair endonuclease MutL — translation MAKIHILDEHIANQIAAGEVVERPASVVKELVENAIDAGSTKIDVAVEEGGLQSIRVTDNGNGIDPEDCETAFYRHATSKISQGRDLFQITSLGFRGEALPSIAAVSKVRLVTSNTQDGRGRLIEIEGGNLKANEETAAPQGTDFVVKELFYNTPARLKYMKTIQTELGHISDYMYRLALSRPDIAFTVRHNGNTLLQTLGNGDLLQVIAAVYGTQSAKAMKPIKAENMDYTISGYISRPDWTRANRNAMSFIVNGRYIRNYGLSQSILRGYHTLLPINRFPLTVLKFDMHPSLVDVNVHPSKLEVRFSKEPELFAFAEEEIRKVLMQEVLIPRPAKQSLGKDGNAFIQEQFHFSKNHSEGARGNESASAAVNGPQSDIGGSALTFAQNAERNVVNPDEKNNAGYQTSRAPEQVEPSRNTASHGYAGWTGGAPGPVSPQMRETAATAYRSDSLTEGRPMQNQSRVAVTQEWLQAAGGAAPEIPPFPEMTLIGQHHGTYLIAQNDTGLYLIDQHAAHERINYEYYYEKFGMPAEASQELLLPITLEFTPSESEKVKERLHWFEQVGVYLEHFGGQTFLVRSHPFWFPKGDEKELIEEMAEWVLSERNIDLAKLRETSSIMCSCKASIKANQKLTEQEAETLIQRLSDCRQPYTCPHGRPIVVSFSVYDLEKMFKRVM, via the coding sequence ATGGCCAAAATACACATATTGGACGAGCATATCGCCAACCAAATCGCTGCCGGTGAAGTGGTGGAGCGCCCTGCCTCCGTCGTAAAAGAGCTGGTGGAAAATGCGATTGATGCAGGAAGCACCAAAATCGACGTCGCTGTGGAGGAAGGTGGCCTGCAGAGCATCCGGGTCACTGACAATGGGAACGGCATAGATCCAGAAGATTGTGAAACGGCCTTTTACCGGCATGCGACTAGCAAAATCTCTCAGGGTCGTGATCTGTTTCAAATTACGAGCCTGGGGTTTAGGGGAGAGGCGCTTCCTTCGATTGCAGCGGTATCCAAAGTACGACTTGTTACCTCAAATACCCAAGACGGTCGGGGACGGCTGATCGAAATCGAAGGCGGTAATTTGAAAGCCAATGAGGAGACGGCAGCACCACAAGGAACTGATTTTGTGGTGAAGGAATTGTTTTACAATACTCCGGCAAGGCTGAAGTATATGAAAACCATCCAGACGGAACTGGGTCATATTTCAGATTATATGTACCGTCTGGCGTTATCCCGGCCGGATATCGCCTTTACCGTTCGGCATAACGGCAACACACTGCTTCAGACGCTTGGCAATGGGGATCTTCTGCAAGTTATTGCAGCAGTGTATGGTACCCAGTCCGCCAAAGCCATGAAGCCGATCAAGGCTGAGAATATGGACTATACGATTTCGGGTTACATTAGCCGGCCTGACTGGACAAGAGCAAACCGAAATGCCATGTCGTTTATTGTGAATGGTCGGTACATTCGGAACTACGGGCTGAGTCAATCTATTTTGCGGGGGTATCACACTCTGTTGCCGATCAACCGGTTTCCTCTGACGGTTCTGAAGTTTGATATGCACCCGTCGCTCGTTGATGTGAACGTACATCCATCGAAACTGGAGGTTCGTTTCAGTAAGGAGCCTGAGCTGTTTGCTTTTGCTGAAGAAGAGATTCGGAAAGTTTTAATGCAGGAGGTACTCATTCCACGTCCGGCTAAACAAAGCCTTGGTAAGGATGGGAATGCGTTCATTCAGGAACAGTTCCACTTTTCGAAAAACCATTCAGAGGGCGCACGCGGGAATGAATCTGCATCTGCGGCAGTCAATGGACCGCAAAGTGACATTGGCGGATCGGCGTTAACCTTTGCACAAAATGCCGAAAGAAACGTTGTAAATCCTGATGAAAAAAATAATGCCGGGTATCAAACGAGCCGTGCTCCAGAGCAGGTTGAGCCTTCAAGGAATACAGCGTCCCACGGATATGCAGGATGGACAGGAGGGGCGCCGGGCCCGGTCTCCCCACAAATGAGAGAGACAGCTGCAACAGCCTATCGTTCTGATTCCCTTACAGAAGGAAGACCGATGCAGAATCAAAGTAGGGTTGCAGTAACACAGGAGTGGCTGCAGGCTGCGGGAGGAGCTGCACCGGAGATTCCACCGTTTCCAGAGATGACTCTAATCGGGCAGCATCACGGCACATATTTGATTGCACAAAATGACACCGGGCTCTATCTGATTGATCAGCACGCTGCCCATGAACGGATCAATTACGAATATTACTACGAGAAATTCGGAATGCCGGCAGAAGCATCACAAGAACTGCTGCTCCCTATTACATTAGAATTTACACCTTCCGAATCGGAAAAGGTAAAGGAACGATTGCACTGGTTTGAACAGGTTGGCGTATATCTGGAGCATTTTGGAGGTCAGACCTTTCTCGTCCGCTCTCATCCGTTCTGGTTTCCGAAAGGCGATGAGAAGGAACTGATCGAAGAAATGGCGGAGTGGGTACTAAGTGAACGAAATATCGATTTGGCGAAGCTTAGAGAAACATCTTCCATAATGTGCTCCTGCAAAGCCTCTATCAAAGCGAACCAAAAGCTTACAGAACAGGAAGCCGAAACATTGATCCAGCGTTTATCCGACTGCAGGCAGCCCTATACGTGTCCGCATGGACGGCCAATCGTCGTTTCCTTCTCTGTCTATGATCTTGAAAAAATGTTCAAACGCGTCATGTAA
- the mutS gene encoding DNA mismatch repair protein MutS, whose protein sequence is MAKYTPMIEQYLSVKEQAQDAFLFFRLGDFYEMFFEDAVLASKELEITLTGREGGGAERIPMCGVPYHSAEGYIQRLIEKGYKVAICEQMEDASATKGMVRREIVRVVTPGTIMDGKVVSDKSNNYMVCITTYGGLMALAACDLSTGELYVTSVPSSEEWLRDEIGIYEPSEIIGDNNLLEIVSSQALSTSRPVLATPWDRRDDNLVRSQFGEAVWARLDEERRACVSLLIAYLSETQKRSLGQLTQVSSYEPGQYMVLDPFTRRNLELVETVRERSKKGSLLWLLDRTETSMGARLMRRRIDKPLLQRSRIEERLEAVDYLYNQYILREDLRMALKEIYDLERLVGRIAFGSANGRDLNALKLSLRQIPTLKSLCAESGSLTLQKLAEATDVCADLCEFIEESIVDEPPVSVRDGGIIKTGYHERLDELKEASTNGKRWIAELEARERNATGIKSLKIGFNKVFGYYIEVTKSNISSLPEGRYERKQTLTNAERYVTPELKEKEGLILEAQEKMVDLEYALFTELRDKLNTQIARLQGLAEKIAEIDVYQSLAVVSAEHRFVKPELIEGYDLTVEGGRHPVVEAVMKDTSFIANGTELKKDGSSILLITGPNMAGKSTYMRQVALVSIMAQIGCFVPADVAVLPLVDRIFTRIGAADDLIGGQSTFMVEMADIQVMTEKATPRSLIIIDELGRGTSTSEGMAIAQAVIEYVHDHIGCKALVSTHFHELAHLQESLSGLRNYSMAVQESGDKVHFLRKLIPGAADSSYGIYCARLAGLPGSIIDRAYGLLQGLEQASSAAVTGDGSLSSASLTACTAAESLSKEHAADYETDKVQNLISPSQNSEELDTSGGGSAVVQLSIFGDEESESVKTSKSSTQNVSAAPAEVDPEVMWIIEAVKSVDVMNLTPLQAMQMLNDLKMKANHL, encoded by the coding sequence ATGGCAAAATATACGCCGATGATTGAACAATATTTAAGTGTTAAAGAACAGGCGCAGGATGCGTTTCTTTTTTTCCGTTTAGGAGATTTTTACGAAATGTTTTTCGAGGACGCCGTACTGGCGTCCAAAGAGCTGGAAATTACGCTGACCGGCCGTGAAGGAGGAGGCGCAGAGCGCATTCCGATGTGCGGTGTGCCGTATCATTCTGCCGAAGGATATATTCAGCGGTTGATTGAAAAAGGCTACAAGGTCGCCATTTGTGAGCAGATGGAGGACGCCTCTGCAACCAAAGGTATGGTGCGCCGGGAGATCGTCCGGGTTGTCACACCTGGTACGATTATGGACGGCAAGGTCGTCAGTGATAAATCGAATAACTACATGGTGTGTATCACGACTTACGGTGGTCTTATGGCGCTGGCGGCATGTGACTTGTCCACGGGTGAGCTTTATGTGACCTCTGTCCCTTCTTCCGAAGAATGGCTTCGTGATGAGATCGGTATCTATGAGCCGTCGGAAATTATAGGGGACAACAACCTGCTTGAGATCGTTTCTTCTCAGGCTTTGTCAACTAGCCGTCCGGTGCTTGCCACACCTTGGGATCGACGGGATGATAACCTTGTGCGCTCTCAATTCGGAGAAGCGGTATGGGCCCGATTGGATGAAGAGAGACGGGCATGTGTATCCCTGCTGATCGCGTATCTAAGTGAGACTCAGAAGCGCTCGCTTGGACAGCTTACACAAGTTTCTTCCTATGAACCAGGACAATACATGGTTCTGGATCCGTTCACGCGTCGCAATCTAGAGCTGGTGGAAACCGTGCGTGAGCGTTCCAAGAAGGGCTCACTGCTATGGCTGCTCGACCGTACGGAGACGTCTATGGGAGCGCGCTTAATGAGGCGTCGTATTGACAAACCGCTGCTCCAGCGCAGCCGTATTGAAGAGCGGCTTGAAGCAGTAGATTACCTGTATAACCAGTACATACTCCGTGAAGATTTACGGATGGCTCTGAAAGAGATTTATGATCTGGAACGGTTGGTGGGACGGATTGCCTTCGGAAGCGCGAACGGCAGGGATTTGAATGCACTTAAGCTTTCTTTGCGGCAAATTCCAACGCTTAAGAGTCTGTGCGCCGAATCGGGATCCTTAACACTGCAGAAGCTGGCAGAGGCTACTGATGTATGCGCTGATCTGTGTGAGTTTATTGAGGAATCCATAGTGGATGAACCTCCGGTGTCCGTTCGAGATGGCGGCATCATCAAGACGGGATATCATGAACGGTTGGATGAGCTGAAGGAAGCCAGCACGAATGGCAAGCGCTGGATCGCTGAGCTGGAGGCCAGAGAGCGGAATGCTACAGGGATTAAGTCTTTGAAGATCGGCTTTAACAAGGTGTTTGGTTACTATATAGAGGTGACGAAATCCAATATTTCCTCACTACCTGAAGGCCGTTATGAGCGTAAGCAGACACTGACGAACGCAGAGCGGTATGTTACTCCTGAACTGAAGGAAAAGGAAGGGCTCATTCTGGAAGCCCAGGAGAAGATGGTGGATCTTGAGTATGCGCTGTTTACAGAGCTTCGGGACAAGCTGAACACCCAGATCGCAAGACTGCAGGGGCTGGCTGAGAAGATTGCGGAGATCGATGTATATCAGTCACTAGCGGTTGTTAGTGCAGAGCATCGGTTCGTTAAGCCTGAACTCATTGAAGGCTATGATCTGACGGTCGAGGGCGGACGCCATCCGGTAGTGGAAGCCGTGATGAAAGATACGTCCTTTATTGCCAACGGAACCGAGCTCAAAAAGGACGGCTCTTCGATTTTGCTCATTACCGGTCCCAATATGGCTGGAAAAAGCACATACATGCGTCAAGTGGCATTGGTGTCTATTATGGCGCAGATCGGTTGTTTTGTTCCGGCTGATGTAGCTGTTTTGCCTTTGGTTGACCGTATTTTCACCCGGATTGGCGCAGCTGACGACTTGATCGGCGGGCAGAGCACCTTCATGGTGGAAATGGCAGATATTCAAGTGATGACGGAGAAAGCGACACCGCGAAGCCTGATCATTATTGACGAGCTGGGCCGAGGTACTTCTACAAGTGAAGGTATGGCAATCGCGCAAGCTGTTATTGAATATGTACATGATCATATTGGCTGTAAAGCGCTTGTCTCCACTCACTTTCATGAGCTTGCCCACCTTCAGGAGAGTCTTTCGGGACTTCGGAATTACTCCATGGCGGTACAGGAGAGCGGAGATAAGGTTCATTTCTTGCGGAAGCTCATTCCTGGTGCAGCGGATAGCAGTTATGGCATATACTGTGCCAGATTGGCGGGACTTCCTGGCAGCATTATCGACAGAGCTTACGGCCTTCTTCAAGGGTTGGAGCAAGCTTCTTCGGCTGCAGTAACAGGGGATGGCAGTCTGTCATCTGCGTCTCTTACCGCTTGTACGGCCGCTGAGTCCCTCTCTAAAGAACATGCCGCAGATTATGAAACGGATAAGGTTCAAAATCTTATTTCTCCATCGCAAAATTCCGAAGAATTAGACACATCCGGCGGCGGGAGTGCTGTTGTACAACTGTCTATTTTTGGGGATGAAGAGTCCGAATCGGTTAAGACTTCCAAATCGTCAACTCAGAACGTGTCAGCAGCTCCTGCGGAGGTGGACCCCGAGGTAATGTGGATTATTGAAGCCGTAAAGTCCGTGGATGTTATGAACTTGACACCGCTGCAGGCCATGCAGATGTTGAATGATCTGAAGATGAAAGCTAACCATTTGTGA
- a CDS encoding putative amidoligase domain-containing protein — protein MARVLDDLTDVYTTEMFSPEKMDARLRRSGVPSRIMRPLNRDKNRYTARYRVRVKGIESTSVMLSTRGGSRVGWVDGETLPGGLEDGLRKRMEKAAIRTLYVLGTDQGEVQIAALPGRRYAVEQVILSKGAASCERNHSMQKDTAFLIGMDPEFVLINHGGSVVPASLYLERNGTVGSDAVREGDEVSYPLAELRPAPQRDPDALLQAMRLALMEAEQLIVDRSLLWKAGGLPAPGLPLGGHIHFSGVPLTLSVLQCLDNYLALPLAILEDPASRGRRPRYGYLGDYRLKPHGGFEYRTLPSFLVSPFITKASLYMSYLIAVHHERLRARPLNRERYHKAYYEGKPEVLRECAAKLHQDFTLLPDYASYARVIDRVFSYIADGRTWDESRDIRPLWNIPAIP, from the coding sequence TTGGCCAGGGTACTTGATGATCTTACTGATGTGTACACGACGGAAATGTTCTCTCCTGAAAAAATGGATGCCAGGCTTAGGCGTTCGGGGGTACCGAGCCGGATTATGCGCCCACTGAACAGGGATAAAAATCGCTATACAGCAAGATATCGGGTTAGGGTTAAGGGAATTGAATCAACTTCCGTCATGTTGTCTACGCGGGGCGGGAGCAGGGTTGGATGGGTAGATGGAGAAACACTTCCTGGAGGTCTTGAAGATGGTCTGCGTAAAAGAATGGAGAAAGCGGCCATCCGCACACTATATGTCTTAGGTACGGACCAGGGAGAGGTACAGATCGCTGCTCTGCCGGGAAGGCGTTACGCGGTAGAGCAGGTCATATTAAGTAAGGGGGCAGCTTCCTGCGAACGGAACCATAGCATGCAGAAAGATACCGCTTTTCTAATAGGCATGGACCCTGAATTTGTACTGATAAACCATGGGGGAAGTGTTGTGCCTGCTTCCTTATATCTGGAGCGTAACGGCACAGTTGGCAGCGACGCTGTGCGTGAGGGTGATGAAGTAAGTTATCCGCTCGCAGAACTGCGACCGGCGCCACAGCGTGATCCGGATGCTCTGCTGCAAGCCATGCGTCTCGCTCTTATGGAAGCTGAGCAATTAATAGTGGACCGTTCTCTGCTCTGGAAGGCTGGCGGACTGCCAGCTCCGGGGTTACCGCTGGGCGGGCACATTCATTTCAGCGGGGTTCCACTAACATTGTCTGTTTTGCAGTGTCTGGACAATTATCTTGCGCTTCCTTTAGCCATCCTTGAAGACCCGGCCAGCCGGGGCCGCCGCCCGCGTTACGGCTATCTCGGAGATTACCGCCTGAAGCCCCATGGAGGGTTTGAATATCGCACCCTTCCTAGCTTTCTCGTATCTCCTTTTATTACCAAGGCTTCGCTATATATGTCATACCTTATTGCTGTTCATCATGAGAGGCTGCGAGCCAGGCCCTTGAACCGGGAAAGATATCATAAGGCTTATTACGAGGGAAAACCGGAGGTCCTCCGGGAGTGCGCAGCTAAGCTGCATCAGGATTTTACCCTTCTTCCAGATTACGCTTCATACGCGAGGGTCATCGACCGGGTGTTTTCATATATAGCGGATGGGCGAACCTGGGATGAAAGCCGTGACATTCGTCCTCTCTGGAATATTCCGGCCATACCGTGA